A part of Vespa crabro chromosome 20, iyVesCrab1.2, whole genome shotgun sequence genomic DNA contains:
- the LOC124431184 gene encoding unconventional myosin heavy chain 6 isoform X2, translating into MVVAKHFTQGSSPEFGVPDMTVISDIDETGINRNLQVRYERDQIYTYTGSILVAVNPYKEVDFYTNEYVSRYHGQKMGALEPHVFALAEAAYRSLQDTKSNQSCVISGESGAGKTETTKFILQYLCSVTSNVDTWVEQQILEANTILEAFGNAKTVRNDNSSRFGKFMQVCFDSKWMIKGCIIQDYLLEQSRITFQSPGERNYHVLYQLVEAGTRDKEFAEQYKLMPAIHYKYLNQSGCVKIGGISDSKKLDALRLAFNVLQVAPEMCEGIFRVLSAILWLGNLNFEDVDGEKCELREEDDDIIETVAPLLGLQIEDLRKVVLIRQINVRGNITEIPLKVQEAKENRHAMAKALYSRTFAWLINHINNCTNPGQDSSRFLGVLDIFGFENFSVNSFEQLCINYTNEKLHKFFNHYVFALEQELYRQEEIQYSHITFTDNTMCLELIEKPPRCVLKLLTEQCHMPKGSDLAYLTNLHAEFENHSCYVKGDDRRRWEKEFGVRHYAGCVTYTVEGFVEKNRDVQQDVFFDFMSRSTNEFVQEITVYQDLLGCTVARATGNAAATMSRGTSKGKPTLCDSFRHQLQALVDVLQATTPWYARCIKPNMEKVSNHYDEKLVLDQLKYLGMLDIIRIRKEGFPIHMGFHDFVARYRCLDKGRNLLSRDDREAVRSLISSQGIPETEWQIGRTKVFLRSYVHEPLEDSRNQMVSSNALMIQKIWRGYIVRKEYKKIREAALKVQHAYRGWKLRIIFIRKRRAAIIIQSHLRGVFAREVAAALREMRRVDEEMRKRERLEEERRLMEDKKALEESQRKAQEEIATLTQMAEQMNSKIAASDLQSVDLDNLFSFLSDVQSTKSNQIIEEIGEQMDNLVEDLDVELETVIQQEMEMNSKVESKMNTPNGQDITPVQQAQRIGGSTGKLGQPSLPEPTEPPPPPPPPIPPLALNGDSSGDNGEPIYESVLPREENGPSSPIMINGSPGQMNGDSCGSPPPVPINKVKEQLAGSPPSLTESVNSNGHHLHHNHHHHHHHHQTQVPQTQQNGHDQQQHQPLQGQQQQQQQQQQQQQQQQQQQQQQHQQQQQQQQQQQQSQVPQPPIEREQRRKCRVERKLQELEDKREQDIETTYHDIVEFAQNYFNSHERSPEGTIMATLTRKSRGKSVEYIPKYEMVTYYKGSSIPNSHIHMYDPDNVNVACSVFRDLCKYIRGEMKLDLEIATIQSIIGYGIEREELRDEIFVQCMRQATNNPNPEWAERVWLLLCLAIVAFQPSKLLYKYFVSFLRKNLVLEGKLRQYVQWCIDNCKNTKVSCRQYPPSTVEIAAMRRLGTIVCRFFFLDGRTKAIDVHPTDTAADAVAKLADKLGLRSLEGWAIYQSRPDGEEHVRAHDYLYDVIAAWEMKQCKLNTSQSTFSTLRRGNNATLGSGDNRFVFKRRLFRNTREISQDPVEVNMLYAQAVYNVVKCDDFPVSEKVALQLAGLQAQVALGDPKDNDRLDYYSEVDSFLPYRISRARGDDVWVPIIAQAHRQYGAGRKELAAKVLYLSCVMQYPLYGTTMFNVTYRGYWSYGNQLILGINCDGLMLIKPDDKFVLSEYRYQDVESIMLDPSDSFITISLLRHNPDSSHKCFVFETAQKNEIGSLIVSYCPALAGWITENEVPTKKFKGITNEDRIRLYHNLVNCRRTLVDGEILRKPQDSGGGFLRNTLRRLSKHRIEKLRQEHGSATDHGETYKGFPYAYWAFSRQPIPQSLSKLPDPDEQMALSVFQLILTYAGLGQNGDTVRRVEDEHVNLIQTVMERCIRKENLLGELYLQLIKQTTDHPDPNSRVNLRHWALLSLACSVILPPQKNIRKYLIAHLKRCSSDYVTEEGKYARFAEKCLYKTQGTRRRQWPPSREEIMCTINRRPIYARFHFMDGQYHAVEFHPSATARDVMEIIKAKIGLEETAMGYAIYEVLGPTERALIPEEKIADVMSKWERYRTASASQQGQQPQRKHAHHFFLFKKHLFLDQYMNLDDPVEKELLYHQVLHDLRADRFPITEKEAIMLTALQAQLELGDCHDGLAEQEYRTISSHCLPSRLVPTVCIEGVLQHHQSLRGMTPPEAKKAFLNLIQSWPLHRATIFDVMQSFTSNWPRVLWLAVDQLGLHLLEHRSRNTLCTYEYSSILSYNPAVSSFMIITCTDKKQSKVILTTSQAHQIANLIREYMEVLQSPPEIPKRDSAIAQSISQQQYQQNTVNLPGNNATTTTGRKSRPASMLHRGAPVIQSQAS; encoded by the exons gcTCAAGCCCCGAGTTCGGGGTGCCGGATATGACGGTCATCAGCGATATCGACGAGACCGGCATCAATCGGAATCTTCAAGTCCGATACGAGAGGGACCAGATATat ACATACACAGGATCCATACTCGTAGCTGTAAATCCCTACAAGGAGGTCGACTTTTATACGAAC GAATACGTGAGCCGTTATCATGGACAGAAAATGGGTGCACTCGAGCCGCATGTTTTCGCATTGGCCGAGGCAGCATACAGATCCCTTCAAGATACGAAAAGCAATCAATCCTGCGTTATATCTGGCGAGAGCGGCGCCGGAAAAACCGAAACAACGAAATTCATCTTGCAGTATTTATGTTCGGTTACTAGCAACGTCGACACGTGGGTGGAACAACAGATATTGGAAGCCAATACGATTCTCGAAGCTTtcg GTAATGCAAAGACCGTACGTAACGACAACAGTTCGAGATTCGGAAAATTCATGCAAGTTTGTTTCGATAGTAAATGGATGATAAAGGGTTGCATTATACAGGATTATTTATTAGAACAAAGTCGTATTACATTTCAAAGTCCCGGAGAACGTAATTATCATGTACTTTATCAATTGGTCGAAGCTGGTACAAGGGATAAGGAATTTGCCGAACAGTACAAGCTTATGCCGGCTATccattataaatatcttaatCAGTCTGGTTGCGTTAAAATTGGTGGTATATCGGACTCGAAGAAACTCGATGCATTAAGGTTGGCTTTTAATGTTTTACAG GTTGCACCAGAAATGTGCGAAGGAATATTCCGTGTATTATCGGCGATCTTATGGTTGggtaatttgaattttgaaGATGTAGACGGCGAAAAATGTGAATTGAGGGAAGAGGATGACGACATAATTGAAACGGTAGCACCATTGTTAGGTCTTCAAATTGAGGATCTAAGAAAGGTTGTATTGATACGTCAGATCAATGTACGTGGTAACATAACCGAGATACCACTTAAGGTGCAAGAAGCCAAAGAAAATCGACACGCTATGGCAAAGGCTTTATATTCACGAACATTTGCCTGgcttataaatcatataaataattgtacgaATCCAGGACAGGACAGTTCGAGATTTCTCGgtgtattagatatatttggGTTTGAAAATTTCTCTGTAAATAGCTTCGAACaattatgtattaattataccAACGAGAAGTTACATAAGTTTTTCAATCATTACGTTTTTGCATTGGAACAAGAATTATATCGTCAAGAGGAGATACAATATTCTCATATAACGTTCACCGACAATACCATGTGTTTGGAATTGATCGAGAAACCACCTAGAtgcgttttaaaattattgaccGAACAATGCCATATGCCAAAGGGTTCCGATCTCGCGTATTTAACTAATTTACACGCGGAATTTGAGAATCATTCGTGTTACGTTAAGGGTGACGATCGTCGGAGATGGGAAAAAGAATTTGGTGTAAGGCATTATGCCGGTTGCGTTACATATACCGTTGAAGGTTTCGTCGAAAAGAACAGGGACGTACAGCAGGatgtattttttgattttatgtcAAGGAGTACTAATGAATTTGTCCAAGAGATAACCGTTTATCAGGATCTCTTAGGATGTACAGTGGCCCGTGCAACTGGCAATGCAGCCGCGACCATGTCTCGTGGTACATCAAAGGGCAAACCTACGTTATGCGATTCCTTTCGACATCAATTACAGGCATTAGTGGACGTATTACAAGCAACTACACCTTGGTACGCGCGTTGCATCAAACCTAATATGGAAAAAGTATCGAATCATTATGACGAAAAACTTGTACTCGATCAACTCAAATATCTAGGAATGTTggatattattcgtataagaaaagaaggttTCCCTATACATATgggatttcacgatttcgtAGCTAGATATCGATGCCTtgataaaggaagaaatttattGTCCCGTGACGATAGGGAAGCTGTTAGATCATTGATAAGTAGCCAAGGTATACCAGAAACTGAATGGCAAATTGGTAGAACCAAAGTATTCCTTAGGAGTTATGTACACGAACCATTGGAAGATTCGAGGAATCAGATGGTCAGTAGTAATGCCCTGATGATACAAAAAATTTGGAGAGGCTACATAGTACGAAAGg aGTACAAAAAGATTCGTGAGGCAGCGTTGAAGGTCCAACACGCTTACAGAGGCTGGAAATtgcgtataatatttattcgtaaaCGTAGAGCCGCCATTATTATACAGAGCCATTTGCGAGGTGTTTTCGCCAGGGAAGTAGCTGCGGCATTGCGCGAAATGAGACGCGTGGatgaagaaatgagaaagagagagagattggaggaagaaagaagattaatGGAGGACAAAAAAGCATTGGAGGAAAGTCAAAG aAAAGCACAAGAGGAGATAGCTACATTGACCCAAATGGCAGAACAAATGAATTCAAAGATAGCGGCGTCTGATTTGCAGTCGGTCGATTTGgacaatttattttcctttttatcggaTGTTCAATCGACAAAAAGCAATCAGATAATTGAGGAAATCGGCGAACAGATGGATAACCTCGTAGAAGATTTGGACGTTGAATTGGAAACGGTGATACAGCAGGAGATGGAAATGAATTCGAAAGTCGAATCGAAAATGAATACGCCTAATGGCCAAGACATTACACCAGTACAACAGGCACAACGAATAGGTGGAAGTACGGGAAAATTGGGTCAACCGAGTTTACCAGAACCAACTgagccaccaccaccaccaccaccacctatTCCTCCATTGGCATTGAACGGTGATTCCTCGGGTGATAATGGAGAGCCAATATATGAATCTGTTTTACCGCGAGAAGAGAATGGGCCTAGTAGTCCCATTATGATCAATGGTAGCCCGGGACAAATGAACGGTGATTCTTGTGGATCTCCACCACCAGTGCCGATTAATAAAGTGAAGGAACAACTAGCTGGTAGTCCCCCGTCGTTAACAGAATCGGTAAATTCCAATGGTCATCATTTACATCAcaatcatcaccatcatcatcatcatcatcaaacGCAAGTACCTCAAACCCAACAAAATGGTCATGATCAGCAACAACATCAGCCGTTGCAGggacagcaacagcaacaacaacaacagcaacaacaacagcagcagcaacagcagcaacaacaacaacaacaccagcagcagcaacaacaacaacaacaacagcaacaatcGCAAGTACCTCAGCCGCCTATCGAAAGGGAACAGAGAAGGAAATGTAGGGTGGAACGTAAATTGCAAGAGCTTGAGGATAAAAGGGAACAAGATATCGAAACTACGTATCACGATATCGTTGAGTTTGCtcagaattatttcaatagcCATGAGAGATCACCGGAAGGAACTATAATGGCTACGCTGACGAGAAAATCGCGTGGGAAAAGTGTCGAATATATACCAAAATACGAAATGGTTACCTATTACAAAGGATCTAGTATACCAAATTCTCATATTCATATGTATGATCCAGATAACGTTAACGTTGCCTGTTCAGTATTCAGggatttatgtaaatatattcgtGGGGAGATGAAACTTGATTTAGAAATAGCAACTATACAAAGTATCATCGGATATGGTATAGAAAGGGAAGAATTAAGGGATGAGATATTTGTACAGTGTATGCGACAAGCAACTAATAATCCTAATCCCGAATGGGCCGAACGCGTATGGTTGTTACTCTGTTTGGCAATCGTAGCGTTTCAACCTAGCAAATtgctttataaatatttcgtttcatttcttcgAAAGAATTTAGTATTGGAGGGTAAACTTAGACAATACGTGCAATGGTGCATCGACAATTGCAAGAATACAAAGGTATCTTGCAGACAATATCCACCCTCGACCGTAGAGATTGCTGCGATGAGACGATTGGGTACGATCGTATgccgattcttttttctcgatgGTAGAACAAAAGCTATAGACGTACATCCAACCGATACCGCGGCCGATGCCGTAGCCAAATTAGCCGATAAATTGGGCCTTAGATCGTTAGAAGGTTGGGCCATTTATCAAAGCAGGCCGGACGGTGAGGAACATGTCAGAGCGCATGATTATTTATACGATGTGATAGCCGCGTGGGAAAT GAAGCAATGTAAATTGAACACATCTCAATCAACGTTCTCGACGTTACGACGTGGAAATAATGCAACTCTGGGAAGCGGTGACAATCGTTTCGTATTTAAACGGCGACTCTTCCGTAACACGCGAGAGATCTCGCAAGATCCTGTAGAAGTGAATATGCTTTATGCTCAAGCTGTATATAATGTTGTTAAG tgcgACGATTTTCCAGTATCAGAGAAAGTAGCTTTACAATTGGCAGGATTGCAAGCTCAGGTAGCATTGGGCGATCCAAAGGATAACGACAGATTAGATTATTATAGCGAGGTCGACAGCTTTTTGCCATATAGAATAAGTCGGGCTCGTGGTGATGACGTTTGGGTACCGATAATAGCACAAGCTCATAGACAATACGGAGCTGGTCGGAAGGAATTAGCAGCTAAAGTATTATATCTATCTTGTGTAATGCAATATCCGTTATATGGTACGACGATGTTCAATGTTACGTATCGAGGATATTGGTCCTATGGAAATCAATTGATACTTGGTATTAATTGCGACGGTTTAATGTTGATCAAGCCAGACGATAAATTCGTATTATCGGAATATCGTTATCAGGATGTTGAAAGTATAATGTTGGATCCAAGTGATTCCTTTATAACGATCTCCTTGTTACGACACAATCCTGATAGTTCGCACAAGTGTTTTGTATTTGAGACAGcgcaaaaaaatgaaataggaAGTTTGATCGTAAGTTATTGTCCCGCTTTAGCAGGATGGATTACGGAGAATGAAGTTCCTACGAAAAAATTCAAAGGTATAACAAATGAGGATCGTATTAGGCTTTATCATAATTTGGTCAATTGCCGGCGAACATTGGTTGATGGTGAAATATTGAGAAAACCACAGGATTCCGGTGGTGGTTTTTTAAGGAATACATTGAGAAGATTATCGAAGCATAGAATCGAAAAGTTACGACAAGAACACGGTAGTGCTACGGATCATGGTGAAACCTACAAAGGTTTTCCTTATGCTTATTGGGCCTTTAGTAGACAGCCTATACCTCAGAGCCTTTCGAAATTGCCGGATCCGGACGAACAAATGGCCCTTAGCGTCTTCCAATTGATCTTAACTTATGCCGGTTTAGGACAAAATGGTGACACCGTTCGTAGAGTCGAAGACGAACACGTCAATCTAATACAGACCGTTATGGAAAGGTGTATTAGAAAGGAAAATCTTTTAGGAGAATTGTATTTGCAATTGATCAAACAAACGACCGATCATCCCGATCCAAATAGTCGTGTCAATCTCAGGCATTGGGCGTTACTCTCATTGGCTTGTTCGGTTATTCTACCACCCCAaaagaatattagaaaatatcttaTTGCCCATTTGAAACGTTGCTCAAGCGATTACGTCACGGAGGAAGGTAAATATGCCAGATTTGCCGAGAAATGTCTTTACAAGACTCAAGGTACTAGAAGAAGACAATGGCCACCTAGCAGGGAGGAGATCATGTGTACGATCAATCGTAGACCAATATATGCTAGATTCCATTTCATGGATGGACAATATCATGCCGTTGAATTTCATCCGTCCGCTACTGCCAGAGACgtaatggaaataattaagGCTAAAATTGGCCTCGAAGAGACAGCCATGG gTTATGCCATTTACGAGGTATTAGGACCGACCGAACGTGCCCTTATTCCCGAAGAAAAAATAGCAGACGTAATGTCTAAATGGGAACGATATAGAACGGCCAGTGCGTCTCAGCAAGGTCAACAACCTCAGAGGAAACACGCGCAtcactttttcttattcaaaaAACATTTGTTCCTCGATCAATATATGAATCTCGATGATCCCGTGGAAAAGGAATTACTTTATCATCAAGTGCTTCACGATCTTCGCGCTGATCGTTTTCCAATTACCGAGAAGGAAGcc ATAATGTTAACAGCTTTGCAAGCACAATTGGAATTAGGTGATTGTCACGATGGACTTGCCGAACAAGAATATAGAACAATATCAAGTCACTGCCTACCATCAAGATTAGTACCGACTGTTTGCATAGAAGGAGTACTTCAGCATCATCAATCTTTACGCGGGATGACACCGCCAGAAGCCAAGAAAgcctttttaaatttaatacaatCGTGGCCATTGCACAGGGCGACGATCTTCGACGTGATGCAATCGTTCACATCGAATTGGCCACGAGTACTTTGGCTTGCAGTCGATCAATTAGGACTTCATTTGCTTGAACATCGTTCGAGGAATACACTTTGTACTTACGAATACAGTAGTATTCTCAGTTACAATCCTGCAGTCAGTAGCTTCATGATTATCACCTGTACCGATAAAAAACAGAGCAAGGTTATATTGACAACTTCGCAG gCACACCAAATAGCTAATTTAATACGGGAATACATGGAGGTGTTGCAATCACCTCCGGAAATACCAAAGAGAGATTCAGCGATAGCCCAATCAATTTCTcagcaacaatatcaacaaaataCTGTGAATCTTCCGGGCAATAATGCCACCACTACTACAGGTCGAAAGTCACGGCCAGCTTCGATGTTACACAGAGGTGCACCGGTGATACAATCTCAAGCTAGCTAG